In the Myxocyprinus asiaticus isolate MX2 ecotype Aquarium Trade chromosome 31, UBuf_Myxa_2, whole genome shotgun sequence genome, ctccaaatcagctggatcacctgagagtggagtctccactctcccctgagggtaacctgttgtgacagcgtgtccgctgtagtgttgaggttgcagaggatgtgaatggctcgcagcgacttgaagtgctgctgactccagaggaggagacagcgggcgagttgtgacatacaacgaaagcgcagactgccttgcagttgacatatgctaccgttgccatgttgtctgtctgaactaacacatgcttgccctggatcaacagccgaaacctccgcagggcgagcagaattgccaacaactcaaggcaattgatgtgccaatgcagtcgtgggctcatccacaagccggcggctgtgtgcccattgaaaacagcaccccagcccgttttggaggcgtccgtcatgaccacgacgtgcctggagaccagttctaacatctgcccgtagaaacgagaggttggtccaagggctgaaaagacggtgacagaccggcatgatgaccacgcaatgtgtcccacggcgccatgcccatcttgggactcgagtctgaagccagcgctgaagcggtctcatatgcatcaacccacgcagggtggccaccgctgaggatgccatatgccccaggagcctctgaaaaagtttcagtggaaccgctgttttttgtttgaatgtCTTCAAACAGACCATCACTGACTGggcgtgctcattcgtgaggcgcgctgtcaaagaaaccgagtccaactccaaaccgagaaaagagatgctctgaaccgggaggagcttgctattttcccggttgacccgcagccctagtcggctgaggtgtgagagcaccaagtccttgTGTGCGTACAACATGTCctaagagtgagctaagattagccagtcatcgagatagttgagaatgcgaatgcccacctcccttagcggggcaagggctgcctctgtgaccttcgtgaagatgcgaggagacagggacaagccgaaaggtaggaccttgtactgatacgcctgaccctcgaatgcaaactgcaggaagggtctgtgttgaggaaggatccaatcttgatgccggaagcTCGCCAGAATGCGAttttgcgtccgcatcttgaacgggaatctgtgtaaagcccagttcagtactcacaggtccaagattggccgcaacccaccgccatttttcggtacgatgaagtaagggctgtaaaatcccttcttcatctcggctggagggacaggttctatcgcgcccttccgtaggagggtagcgatctccgtgcaaggtagcagcattttcgtccttcaccaaggtgaagtggacaccactgaacctgggcggacacccggtgaactgaatcgcgtagccgagtcggatggtccggaccagccatcgcgacggattggaaagcgcaagccacacttccaagttccgcgcaagggggaccaaagggacaacgtcgtcagacgtaccggcaggtggggcctcgcggcggggcggagcttgaggtgccacaccatgtcgtggccgtgctgagtctaaggacatcaaagcacttacctggctccttgtgaccacccccggaacagcctgggacagggaggaagaggcctgtcctcgtgacccgtggagactgtcacatcgggggcggatttgtgccacagctgggtgctcaggggtgggagaccaaTGCTGGattgccaaacctgccaaatagagtggtggacggtggtcatgatgacggccatgcacactggatacgtgacccagggaacaaggaaactgctcttgctgaactcttgagtactgcagccatttgggcattcagtgcaattaaatgcaaaaggtaacaaaaagatggagaggtctgcttaccagctccagagcagcaggttttgtcgtccctgggttgcccgtctcaagggcactttgaagccgttcacgggttctgggcggccgtgagacggatGGCGTCTGcatcctgcggtgggctccacactggggccgggccgaaggggcgggctgcggcggagccggtgcagtcaccgcaaggggacgcccttggcgacgagtagacggggtgcgggatcttgagccgcgctggggcaggatatgctggatagcctccatctactgctccaccgttgagaactgctaggcaaagtccttgacagtgtcgccgaataggccagcctgggagatgggggcagcaaggaatcatgtcctgtcagcctcacccatctcgaccaggttgagccaaaggtggcgctcctggactactaatgtggacatcgtctgcccgagagaccacaccgtgacctccatcgctcggagagtgaggacggtcgccgagcgcagttcctgcatcaatcccggggcggaacaaccctcatgcagttcctttagcgccttggcggacttgcaggagagccatggcgtgcagggcggaggtggcttgtccagcggcaccgtaggccttggccgtcagagatgacgtaaacctacaggccttggacgggggctttgggcacccgcgccaggtggcggcaaataggtgcaccgcgagcgtctttatccaccgggggattgccgaatagcccttgcctgccccaccatcgagggtagtgaggcagggaagctgaaaagatcgggaccgggcagtaaaaagtgcctcccacgaacttgtcagctcttcatgcacttccgggaagaaaggaacgggggcggagcgtggctttgagcggtgccacgagcccaggaaccaatcatcgagccacgagggttcagggaagagcagagggttccactctagccgacgctcgcggctgcccgggaaagcatgtcgtcatctccgtttcagcctgtgactgggcaatcgtccccgaagggaggagcccagctgaggcttccacgtccgaatggacgagcccgctctccgatgctgcgctcgagagctcatcactttcgcgggctccgaataagaggttgaactcgccgtgagacgagcaggcggactcatctggaagcccgataggggcagacgagcgtgctggggaatgggaggtctgcggggggatacctggcggaggcggtcccattggggtccccaaatcacccccagtgatagccgcgctggcctcatacccgtgggtaaaagggccgaggcggggagcctctggggtggcttgctttcttaccaaggcgagccgcgaccgcatcgttgccatggacacgtcCTCGCAATTAGAACATggccatccacgaacgctgtctccgagtgagcagtgcccagacacgaaagacagcgatcgtgaccatcagaaggcaagagataacgagcgcaaccaggaataacacacaatcggaaaggcatctttaaaaagacacgtctttaaaaagatgttctgtgtgtgcctggctcttttagagaaatatgctcttttagagaaatatactcttatttctgccgaagagcccaggggcattctcagcattgcaccagtgcagaggggggagaagctgctgaaatgcaccgtcagatccagcagaggtgaatgaacagtcgtgggaattcagctcagtaagcatgaccgttcggctccgaagagaaaatctgaatgagtggttgcataccagctccttttatacccgtatgtccgggggagtggcatgcaaataccactcgccaattttcattggccttttatcaaagaccagaggtgtctcgggctcccaagagtgacccctactgtcactacatcgacacaacgtcgagtgagtgacagatagggaacatcctggttacttgcgtaagctccgttccctgatggagggaacgagacgttgtgtccctcctaccacaatgctgaactacccactgaaattgCCGGACCTTttttcggctcctcagcataaaacctgaatgagtggttgcataccagctccttttatacccgtatgtccggaggagtggcatgcaaataccactcgccaattttcattggccctttatcaaagaccagaggtgtctcgggctcccacgagtgacccctagtgttactacatgtgacattccatcagggaacgaaggttacccaagtaaccaggaagtttcttttttttaaagaaccacacttttacaagaatgttactactgtatatatctatatgtaatgtttaatttacTTGCGTTATTAACATGTGTCCATGATGTATTAAATAGCGTATGGCATAGTCTGCtcaaattattaatataaaaaagttattaaaatatgttttaataaataaataaaaaaagagtgcaGCCCTCGAGGCTAAAGGGATTCTGCTCTCCGGTCCCCcggctttccaaagttgagttcCCCTGCTTTAGATAGTTCAGTTTGTCAAGAGATCTGAGCTTAAATTTATCAGGCTGTGGTTACAGTGACCTTTTGGGACGCTACACCTCTCAGCTTCAACTCACAATGTGAAGgctgtaatctgttaatatggatGCTGATTTGAAAACGCACTGTTCGCATCCAGTGTAGGGAGTATGTGTGAATCCGGCCTGACACTGCATAGATCATCACAAATAGATCGACAGATAGtgagaaaattttattttcaattagaaaagaaattctattttatttagtgctgtcagtcgattaaaaattcgaatcgcgattaatcacattattttttgttgttaatcgtgattaatcacatattttgaaagtgctgaaatctgaCACTTTatgtacttcttttcctgtcaaaatgcaaaacaaaacaatatgtaaccatATAATGCTTATTtcacattttcattgcaatgcgcattaaatctcttaaatgcAAAACATCCAAAATATTAATCTGATAGCAGACAGGGTGGCAATGCCAGCGACGCTTTGAAATTCACATGAGCacttgcaaacaaaaatgtctcattctgctttTTGGTGAGAGTTAAGATTttatgtgcttctgtggtaaccAAAATGTGCCTAACACaggctctggtgtgtgtgtgtgtgagtgtgttgtgaagtgagcgtcagtgtaatgactccggatgGATGCATTACAAAGGTGCCGCCCttcaaaccagtgtttatgctgccgtattaatgataaatgtgttaattacgaagaattaatgcgttaaactgCTGTGTTTACATATTGCCTTATgccactattaaagggatagttcacccaaaaatttaaattctctcatttactcaccctcatgccagcccagatgtgtatgactttctttcttctgcagaacacaaattaagatttttagaagaatatttcagctctgtagatctatacaatgcaagtgaatgggtgccaaaatgttgatgctccaaaaagaacataaatgcagcataaaagttgtccatatgactccagtggttaaatccatatcttcagaagtgatatgataggtgtgggtgagaaacagatcaatatttaagtatttttttgctagaaattcttctcccatcccagtagggggtgatatgcatgaagaatgtgaatcaccaaaaacacaataagaagaatgtgaaagggaaAGTGCAGCctgactgggcagggaggacaatttatagtaaaaatggatttaaattttaatctgtttctcacccacacctatcaaatcgctttttaagacattgatttaaccacttgagtcatactAATTTgtataaccttaaaaaaaaacgtattaaGTAATAAGCAAACCACAAGATGTGCCATAATAGtgaacttatatagatatgattTGCCCCAGTCTAGGTTGGAGGCCCAGCAACCTAGACTGGGGCAAAGGCccagattttattgttgttaatatcatTAAATTCACATCTCCCTAATGACTGAATGCTTCACAgccaaatgtacatttttatgcaACAGAAAATATGCAGAATTAATGTTGATAACTGAATTTGCAATTCAATAATAATAgcagtatatataatattatcACCCCAGAATAGTTAGAATGGGCTGAATAgctccaatattttttttttttttgtttttttgtcccagTTCAGCCCTTGTCCAGCCAAATTTAAACTGTTATTACAGGAGGTTTAGAGCAGACTGAATCCCAGCAGCTGAACAGCATCAGAACTTTTGCTGTGAGCTTTATTTGTGAATCAACTAATACTGTATGCTCTTAAACCAGAACTAAATCTGTTCATTTAGTAGTAAAAAACTACAGATTTACTTTTGAAGTGATTGCAAACAGAGATAGAAAAATTTGAGAGAGAAATATGGGAATGAAATCCAGTATGAGTCTGACACCTAGTAGTGAACATTATTTGTAAAAACACAACTTGTTTTGCACGCACCTCTCAAACACAGAAACAGGAAACTGTCTCAACTGTTCATTTCAGGGAAACTGAAACTTAAGTGCTGTCAAGCTGTTGTACTCATCTCTCTGTCTCAGAGTACATGCAGTAAAATGGCAGAAGCCAGCATTTCAGTGGCTCATGAGCAGTTCAGCTGTTCTATCTGTCTGGATCTACTGAAGGATCCAGTGACCATTCCCTGTGGACACAGTTACTGTATGAACTGTATTACAAACTTCTGGAATCAGGATGATCTGAAGGGAGTCTACAGCTGCCCTTGGTGCAGAAAAACCTTCACTACAAGACCTGCTTTGGGAAAGAATGTGGTGTTTGCTGAAATGGTGGAGAAACTGAAGAAGACAAAACTCCAAACTGCTGTTCCTGCTCACTGTTATGCAGGAGCTGGAGATGTGGAGTGTGACATCTGTAGTGGAAGAAAACACAAAGCTGTCAAGTCCTGTCTGGAGTGTCTGAACTCTTACTGTCAAAATCACCTTGAACAACATGAGAATTTCTTTCGAAATAAGAGACACAATCTGATGGATGCTACCAAACGATTCCAGGAGATGATCTGCCGTCAACACAATAAGCTCCTGGAGGTTTTTTGTCGTACTGATCAGAAGTGTATCTGCATGTTGTGCACCATTGATGACCACAAAAACCACGACACTGTATCAGCTTCTGTCGAGAGGACTAAAAAACAGGTATGAACTGAAACTGCATGTGCTCTAAGCATTACAAAGGGACAAGTGTTAAATTCTATCTCTATCATGTTAAGCTAAATACACATGACTGCATTAAAATTGCTGCAAGTTTCCATGTTGCTGAAGGAGTTTCTGCTGCTGGTTGCTCTACATTATTGCAGATCACATGAGCTCCAATATTTGTCGCTGTCTCTCATATAgtcaactctcattgaaaatgattgACATCTGGTTGCTTTTGTTGCATACATTTGCCATGAATGTaccttttatgtttgttttttcctaaCCAGCCACAACTACATCGAGTGATGAGCATCAAGAAATTTAGTTggttgcttggtttctatttcttgCGTGTCTTGCGAAATGTCATTTGTTCAAAATATTGCCCCACGTAACTCTATTAAACATAAAATCTGATTTTCAGTAATTCTAATTGTAACTGTTATACATAGCTACACTCAGAGGTGTTACATAAAAACAAACTACATTAAAATCATACATAATGATCCATACATAATTTCTgcaaagctactttgaaacaatAAGTACTTTTAAaatcacaatacaaaaataatgattttgtaTCATGTAGTTCTAAGATTTAACTGCATGTTTGTTTGATGAACAGAGTCACTTGGAGGAGACACAGAAAAAATACCAACAGAGAATCCAGGAGAGTGAGAAAAAGATTGAGGAGTTGAGAAGAGCTGTGGAGTCTCACAAGGTGAGTTTTGAGAAGAGGAAAAGAGAAGTTTCAGACTCAGTTGGGTCACAGGCTGTGTGAGTTATTAGTAAGAGCTGATTGTAATGTGTGTGTAACAGTGCTCTGCACAGACAGCAGTGGAGGACAGTGAGAGGATCTTTACTGAACTGATGCACTCCATTGAGAGAAGACGCTCTGAGGTGACACAGCTGATCAGAGATCAGGAAAAAGCTGCAGTGAGTCAAGCTGAAGGACTCTTGGAGCAACTGGAACAGGACATTACTGATCTGAGGAGGAGAGACGCTGAGCTGGAGcagctttcacacacacatgATCACATCCAGTTCCTGCAGGTAGCACATCTCATCATTAGTTTTCTTAGTGATCGGACTGATTTTCACCTggcggatgataaaacaggtgaacaAAAATTCCTATAGACTcctattgaaggagggacctgagccatatctaaagAATCAGAATATacaatgatgagccaaaacattatgaccactcacaggtgaagcgaataatgttgatcatctccaaaCAAGGCCATATGCCAATGTCTGGGTAGAAAtgagcaggagtaaagacctgagcgactttgacaagggccaaattgttatggccagatgactggttcagagcatctctgaaatggccaGGCTTGTGGGATGCTGCcgttcagcagtggtgagtacctactgacagtggtcctaggaggaacaaaccacaaaccggcaacagggtgttggtcGCCCAAGGCTCATCGTTGCATGGGGACAACGAAGGGTATCCCGTCTAGTCCGAAACTACAGaagatctactgtggcacaagtcacagaaaattttaatgatggtaacGGGAGGATTGTGTCACAACAGTGCaccacaccctgctgcgtatggggctgtgtagtcacagaccagtcagagtgcccatgatgacccctgtccaccattgaaCATGCCTACAATGGCacgtgagcatcggaactggaccttggagcagtggaagaaggtcgcctggtctgatgagtcccgttttcttttacatcacgtggacgggcgtgtacgtgtgcgccgtttacctggggaagtgatggcaccaggatgcactgtgggaagacgacaagccgatggagggagtgtgatgcaatgttctgctgggaaagcctgggtccggccattcatgtggacgtcaatttgacacgggtcacctacctaaacatctttgcaaaccaggtacaccccttcatgtcaatggttttccctgatggcagtggcctctttcagcaggataatgcaccatgCCACACTGTAcccattgttcgggaatggtttgaggaacatgatgaagagttcgaggtgttgccctggcctccaaattccctagatctcaatccgattgagcatctgtggaatgTGCCGGACCAACATTTCTGATCCACtgcagctccacctcacaacttacaggacttgaaggatctgctgctaatgtcttggtgccagataccacaggacaccttcagcgttcttgtagagtccatgcctcggtgggtcggtgctgttttggcggcacgcgaagaaccaacagcatattaggcaggtggtcataatgttttggctcatcagtgtaattgAGACTTGAGGGTAGTCTCTTAACTTGGGCAAGTAAACAACTACATAATAAATGCCCTAGCAGCCATCCAGAACACACCAAGCAACCCAGCAAAGTGTTGCATGTGGAAGCACCATGTCACAATTTATTTTAGGAAATTTCAAATCTAgatcaggggtcttcaaccattttcaggccaaggaccccttggtatgTAGAGAGACGGAGCAGGGACCCCCGTTGCATATTGTctgaaaattgagtgttgcattttatgcctataaaaacgtgtatggtaccatattattttatgtacatattttatgatgtttacattgcaaagccattgaaataatcattaatttaAGTATAGCAGATgtctgcaacctttttgacatgaattgctatttttaaaatgttccttttttaatcactgtgccacaccccctccaaaaaaaaaaaaaaaaaaaaaaaaaaagtcacatagacagacagatagaccctgtccatgtagaataaaacaaacttttataaggttactgataggcCTATACCTGTTGTCTTTATCTCATGTtagtgatcgattttatacatatgtttcaaaattactgttaatttctgTAGGAGTCATGTAATGAGGAAAAATGACTgtatgcacctttaattatgttgatttgacagTCACCGACAGTAGCCTAtggcagcttgataatctcagcagTAACTAAATATTTAGACATATATATTACATCTACATACATATTAAGTataggctattgttctgaaagcaaaaagcaactaataatacaAGAAACTGTAGGCTGACATCCGCATACCATGAAAAACGTAAAGCAGACACGTTTACTTACGCAACCCTCTACTGCAGGGCTGCTTAACCTGATATGCGTTGCATTATGAGCTGCTAGTAATGAGCATAGGCGATGGGCTAATTTCATCAAACTTGTTCAGTGTTCTATTTAGTTCATAACTACATAAAACGGGATGCACGAATATGAGGAAGGATACCTGAAAGaggaagatttggcatgcaggtcCGAGGGGCTTCAGAATGTGGATGGACTTAAATACTCTTGCCAGGGACGTTGGAGTGCAAGGAGAAAGTGTGAGCGTGAGGTGATCATCTGTGTTCCAACACTGCtgcagggtccttgaataactaTTGTTATtaacgtgcgagtaagggcagctggtGAAGTTTCTGGTTCCTGcttagggtaagatggtgcccctctAGGGAGCTGGTGCCCTAAGCAGAAtgcataatatgcatatagggagtggTGGTACTGTCTCTCGCTCGCGTGCAAGTGGTTATTGCGAGTGCcagtggtggatcaaacaataatttacGGACCCCCTGCGGTACCACTGTGGACACCTAGGGGTtgcggaccccctgttgaagatcC is a window encoding:
- the LOC127421940 gene encoding tripartite motif-containing protein 16-like isoform X1; protein product: MAEASISVAHEQFSCSICLDLLKDPVTIPCGHSYCMNCITNFWNQDDLKGVYSCPWCRKTFTTRPALGKNVVFAEMVEKLKKTKLQTAVPAHCYAGAGDVECDICSGRKHKAVKSCLECLNSYCQNHLEQHENFFRNKRHNLMDATKRFQEMICRQHNKLLEVFCRTDQKCICMLCTIDDHKNHDTVSASVERTKKQSHLEETQKKYQQRIQESEKKIEELRRAVESHKCSAQTAVEDSERIFTELMHSIERRRSEVTQLIRDQEKAAVSQAEGLLEQLEQDITDLRRRDAELEQLSHTHDHIQFLQSFSAPPGSPVLPNITVSSLLSFDEVIKSVSQLKQQLEDFCREHMEKISDRVTDIEIITDEPKTRNEFLQYSCQFTVDPDTVNKHLRLSEGNRVITYTDTLQQYPDHTHRFDFYPQVLCRENVCGRCYWETEWSGSFGVFISVSFKSISRKGYGGKCGFGRNDQSWSLFCSPSTYTFRHNDIKTDLSVSSSCCRIGVYVDHSAGTLSFYSVSDTLTLIHRVHTTFTQPLYPGYLVNQGSTVKLSNVK